The following proteins are encoded in a genomic region of Phragmites australis chromosome 9, lpPhrAust1.1, whole genome shotgun sequence:
- the LOC133928790 gene encoding lichenase-2-like, which yields MARQGVASMLATALLLGVFASIPQSAESIGVSYGMSGTNLPPASTVIGMYSSNGISSMRLYAPDQAALQAVGGTGISVVVGAPNDVLSSIAASPTAAASWVRNNIQAYPSVSFRYVCVGNEVDGGAAQNLAPAMENIHSALVAAGLDHIKVTTSVSQSILGVYSPPSVAEFTDEAQGFMGPVLKFLERTGAPLMASVYPYFSYTYNPNAMDINYALFTAPGTVVQDGAYGYQNLFDVTVDAFYMAMGNHGGSSVPLVVSESGWPSSGGIAATPEYASIYNQNLINHVGRGTPRHPGATETYLFSMFNENLKESGVEQNWGLFYPNMQHVYPISFN from the exons atggcAAGGCAAGGTGTAGCCTCCATGTTAGCTACGGCATTGCTCCTCGGGGTCTTTGCCTCGATCCCTCAaa GCGCAGAGTCCATCGGGGTGTCCTACGGCATGAGCGGCACCAACCTACCGCCGGCAAGCACCGTCATCGGCATGTACAGCTCCAACGGCATCTCGTCGATGCGGCTGTACGCGCCAGACCAGGCGGCGCTCCAGGCCGTGGGCGGCACAGGCATCAGCGTCGTTGTCGGCGCGCCCAACGACGTGCTGTCCAGCATCGCCGCCAGCCCCACCGCAGCCGCTTCCTGGGTCCGCAACAATATCCAGGCCTACCCGTCCGTCTCCTTCCGCTACGTATGCGTCGGCAACGAGGTggacggcggcgcggcgcagaACCTTGCCCCGGCTATGGAGAACATCCATTCCGCGCTGGTCGCCGCCGGGCTGGACCACATCAAGGTCACAACGTCGGTGTCGCAGTCCATCCTGGGCGTGTACAGCCCACCCTCCGTCGCCGAGTTCACCGACGAGGCGCAGGGATTCATGGGCCCCGTCCTGAAGTTTCTCGAGCGCACCGGCGCGCCGCTCATGGCCAGCGTCTACCCCTACTTCAGCTACACCTACAACCCGAACGCCATGGACATCAACTACGCGCTCTTCACAGCTCCCGGCACCGTCGTGCAGGACGGCGCCTACGGGTACCAGAACCTCTTCGACGTGACCGTCGATGCCTTCTACATGGCGATGGGCAACCACGGCGGCTCCAGCGTGCCGCTGGTGGTGTCGGAAAGCGGGTGGCCGTCCAGTGGTGGCATCGCGGCGACGCCAGAGTACGCGAGTATCTACAACCAGAACCTGATCAACCACGTCGGGCGGGGAACGCCGCGccacccgggcgccaccgagaCGTACCTCTTCTCCATGTTCAACGAGAACCTGAAGGAGAGCGGCGTGGAGCAGAACTGGGGGCTCTTCTACCCCAACATGCAGCACGTCTACCCCATCAGCTTCAACTGA